The following proteins are encoded in a genomic region of Amphiura filiformis chromosome 18, Afil_fr2py, whole genome shotgun sequence:
- the LOC140138709 gene encoding transmembrane protein 45B-like, translating to MQGTFAGHATPGIMFILLAIWHAIKQAHNNVKLGNKTVVRFPAKYLKHRNKSFTEKNYQTGFEPMEMVTIVRDAPLFPHDILVAGAFFLACAIGGTLGLLGYRRFEIMDGKGHFSSNLNNWQHGTMFTFFGLYFGIVILGQTKYKLQPEMEKLFQSLAFFVEAFLFYFHLEGRDDPLDVHLHHLLIIACTGSAVCLLVQAWKLGDPLLDNMWVVFLLLHGMWFLMVGFVLYNPIQNSTTWDKDPMMSMMMATALFTWQLLLAIIINSLIRWIVWFLVTRNHGNNMNSNNNMQFVDEFCFKGDPCFQAEETAEMTNLLDETKNCFEIDEGL from the coding sequence ATGCAGGGCACATTCGCTGGACACGCGACGCCAGGCATCATGTTCATACTTTTAGCGATATGGCACGCGATAAAGCAAGCACATAACAATGTCAAACTTGGGAATAAAACAGTCGTGAGATTCCCAGCGAAATATTTGAAACATCGCAATAAATCGTTTACTGAGAAGAATTACCAGACGGGATTCGAACCTATGGAGATGGTTACAATAGTTCGGGACGCGCCCTTATTTCCACATGATATACTTGTCGCAGGTGCTTTCTTTTTAGCGTGCGCAATTGGTGGAACACTGGGCCTTCTTGGTTACAGGCGATTCGAAATTATGGACGGCAAAGGACATTTCAGCTCCAACCTGAACAACTGGCAACATGGGACAATGTTTACCTTTTTTGGATTGTATTTCGGCATTGTCATACTTGGCCAAACTAAATACAAACTACAACCTGAAATGGAGAAACTCTTTCAATCCCTAGCATTTTTTGTCGAAGCATTTTTATTCTATTTTCATCTGGAAGGGAGGGACGACCCACTTGACGTACATTTGCACCATTTACTCATCATTGCATGCACTGGGTCTGCTGTTTGTCTTTTAGTTCAAGCGTGGAAACTAGGGGACCCACTCCTAGACAATATGTGGGTGGTGTTTTTACTTCTCCATGGGATGTGGTTTTTGATGGTGGGTTTTGTGCTATATAACCCCATACAAAACTCAACGACGTGGGATAAAGATCCCATGATGAGCATGATGATGGCAACAGCGTTATTCACTTGGCAGTTGTTACTCGCGATTATAATCAACTCACTGATTCGATGGATTGTGTGGTTCTTAGTCacgcgtaaccatggtaacaacatGAACAGCAATAATAATATGCAATTTGTTGATGAGTTTTGTTTTAAAGGGGATCCATGTTTCCAAGCAGAGGAAACAGCTGAAATGACCAATCTTTTGGATGAGaccaaaaattgttttgaaattgaTGAAGGATTGTAA